One stretch of Jiangella gansuensis DSM 44835 DNA includes these proteins:
- the metX gene encoding homoserine O-acetyltransferase MetX, translated as MTEQAVGDPAASGAWDEGDPLGNRRFADAGDLRLESGTTLPGVRVAYETWGTLAPDASNAVLVLHALTGDSHVAGPAGPGHPTPGWWDELVGPGRAIDTDRYFVVAPNVLGGCQGTTGPSSRAPDGRRWAGRFPRITVRDQVAAEALLADVLRVDTWAAVVGGSMGGMRALEWAVTHPDRVSGLLLAATCAAASAEQIGLCSAQAHAVRADARFRGGDYYDAGPGGGPSAGLGVARRIAHLSYRSEPELQARFGRLPQDGEDPAAGGRFAVESYLDHQAAKLVRRFDANSYIVLSEAMNTHDVGRGRGGIPAALARVSAETVVVGIDSDRLYPLWQQQELATAIPRSGEVRVVNSPYGHDGFLIETAAVAKQLAELLRD; from the coding sequence GTGACTGAGCAAGCAGTCGGGGACCCGGCGGCCAGCGGTGCCTGGGACGAGGGCGACCCACTCGGCAACAGGAGGTTCGCCGACGCGGGTGACCTCCGGCTGGAGTCCGGGACGACGCTGCCCGGTGTCCGGGTCGCCTACGAGACCTGGGGGACCCTCGCACCGGACGCGTCGAACGCCGTCCTCGTCCTGCACGCACTCACCGGCGACAGCCATGTGGCCGGCCCCGCCGGTCCCGGCCACCCCACACCCGGATGGTGGGACGAACTGGTAGGCCCCGGCCGGGCCATCGACACCGATCGGTACTTCGTCGTCGCCCCGAACGTCCTCGGCGGCTGCCAGGGAACCACCGGGCCGTCGTCGCGGGCGCCGGACGGGCGGCGGTGGGCCGGCCGCTTCCCGCGGATCACCGTGCGCGACCAGGTGGCCGCCGAAGCCCTGCTGGCCGATGTGCTGAGGGTGGACACCTGGGCCGCGGTCGTCGGCGGGTCGATGGGCGGGATGCGGGCGCTGGAGTGGGCGGTGACCCACCCGGACCGCGTCAGCGGGCTGCTGCTCGCCGCCACCTGCGCCGCGGCATCGGCCGAGCAGATCGGCCTGTGCTCGGCCCAGGCACACGCGGTACGGGCCGACGCCAGGTTTCGCGGCGGCGACTACTACGACGCCGGCCCCGGTGGCGGACCGTCCGCAGGGCTGGGCGTCGCCCGCCGCATCGCCCACCTGAGCTACCGCAGCGAGCCGGAGCTCCAGGCCAGGTTCGGCCGCCTGCCCCAGGACGGCGAGGACCCCGCCGCGGGCGGGCGGTTCGCCGTCGAGTCCTACCTGGACCACCAGGCCGCCAAGCTGGTGCGTCGGTTCGACGCCAACTCCTACATCGTGCTCAGCGAGGCGATGAACACCCACGATGTGGGCCGTGGCCGCGGCGGCATCCCGGCGGCGCTGGCCCGGGTCAGCGCGGAGACCGTCGTCGTCGGGATCGACTCCGACCGGCTGTACCCGCTGTGGCAGCAGCAGGAACTGGCCACGGCCATCCCCCGCAGCGGCGAGGTGCGGGTGGTGAATTCACCTTACGGCCACGACGGCTTCCTGATCGAGACCGCGGCGGTGGCCAAGCAGCTCGCCGAACTGCTACGCGACTGA
- a CDS encoding bifunctional o-acetylhomoserine/o-acetylserine sulfhydrylase: MSDQWSFETRQIHAGQTPDSATGARALPIYQTTSYAFRDTQHAADLFSLAEPGNIYTRIMNPTQDVVEQRLASLEGGVGALLVSSGQSATTAALLNVAEAGDHIVASASLYGGTDSLLRHSFPKMGVSVSFVEHPDDPQTWRAAVTDRTKAFFGETIGNPKGDVLDIESVAAVAHEVGVPLIVDNTIATPYLLRPLAFGADVVVHSATKYIGGHGTAIAGVVVDGGSFDYAAHGDRFPGFTTPDPSYHGLVYADALGPAAYIAKARVQFLRNLGTAISPFNAFLLAQGLETLSLRLERHVQNAQAVAEWLTGRDEVASVNYPGLASSPWYATAQKYLPNGAGAVLTFELPGGIEAGRTFIDSLELFSHVANIGDVRSLAIHPASTTHSQLSPQEQLSAGVTAGQVRLAVGLEGIGDILADLEAGLRAVKG, encoded by the coding sequence ATGAGCGACCAGTGGTCCTTCGAGACCCGCCAGATCCACGCCGGCCAGACCCCGGACAGCGCCACCGGTGCCCGGGCGTTGCCGATCTACCAGACCACGTCCTACGCCTTCCGCGACACGCAACATGCCGCGGACCTGTTCAGCCTGGCCGAGCCGGGCAACATCTACACACGGATCATGAACCCGACACAGGACGTCGTCGAGCAGCGGCTGGCCAGCCTCGAGGGTGGTGTCGGCGCCCTGCTGGTCTCGTCCGGCCAGAGTGCCACCACCGCGGCTCTGCTCAACGTCGCCGAAGCCGGCGACCACATCGTGGCGTCGGCCAGCCTGTACGGCGGCACGGACAGCCTGTTGCGGCACAGCTTTCCGAAGATGGGTGTCTCGGTGAGCTTCGTCGAGCATCCGGACGACCCGCAGACGTGGCGTGCCGCCGTCACGGACCGGACCAAGGCGTTCTTCGGCGAGACGATCGGTAACCCGAAGGGCGACGTCCTCGACATCGAGTCCGTGGCCGCCGTCGCGCACGAGGTGGGCGTGCCGCTGATCGTCGACAACACCATCGCAACCCCCTATCTGCTCAGGCCGCTGGCCTTCGGCGCGGACGTCGTCGTGCACTCGGCGACCAAGTACATCGGCGGGCACGGCACCGCGATCGCCGGCGTCGTCGTCGACGGCGGCAGCTTCGACTACGCCGCGCACGGCGACCGGTTCCCCGGGTTCACCACCCCGGACCCCAGCTACCACGGCCTGGTGTACGCCGATGCTCTGGGCCCGGCGGCCTACATCGCCAAAGCCCGCGTGCAGTTCCTCCGCAACCTCGGTACGGCCATCTCGCCGTTCAACGCGTTCCTGCTCGCCCAGGGGCTGGAGACGCTGAGCCTGCGGCTCGAGCGCCATGTACAGAACGCGCAGGCGGTGGCCGAGTGGCTCACAGGCCGCGACGAGGTCGCCTCGGTCAACTACCCCGGCCTGGCGTCCAGTCCGTGGTATGCCACCGCCCAGAAGTATCTGCCGAATGGCGCCGGCGCGGTGTTGACGTTCGAACTGCCCGGCGGGATCGAAGCCGGTCGCACGTTCATCGACTCGCTGGAGCTGTTCAGCCACGTGGCGAACATCGGCGACGTGCGCAGCCTCGCCATCCACCCGGCGAGCACCACGCACTCGCAGCTTTCACCGCAGGAGCAGCTCAGTGCCGGCGTCACGGCAGGGCAGGTCCGGCTGGCCGTCGGACTGGAGGGGATCGGGGACATCCTCGCGGACCTGGAGGCGGGCCTGCGGGCGGTCAAGGGCTGA
- a CDS encoding undecaprenyl-diphosphate phosphatase: protein MEWFQAAVLGILQGLTEFLPISSSAHLRIYPELFGWDDPGAAFTAVTQIGTEAAVILYFARDIGRIVSAWFRSLFTRSSVASGASASSALASSGSGSASGPVRGRRRRKQNYDPQDARMGWFVIIGTIPIGALGYLLQDIIRDDFRSLWIIATTLVVLGIILGVADRVGRKERPVAALTYKDAVLIGFAQAMALVPGVSRSGASISMGLFLGLDRAAAARFAFLLAIPAVLGSGIFEWPGAMAEGSVIGVGPTILATVIAFLVGLGVIAWLMSWLEKRSFAPFIVYRIALGLFTFAMLATGTWSA from the coding sequence ATGGAGTGGTTTCAGGCTGCCGTCCTGGGCATCTTGCAGGGCCTGACTGAGTTCCTGCCGATCTCGTCCAGCGCGCATCTGCGCATCTACCCCGAGCTGTTCGGCTGGGACGACCCCGGCGCCGCCTTCACCGCCGTCACACAGATCGGCACCGAGGCAGCGGTCATCCTGTACTTCGCCCGTGACATCGGCCGGATCGTCAGCGCCTGGTTCCGGTCGCTCTTCACGCGGTCGTCGGTCGCGTCCGGTGCGTCGGCGTCCAGTGCGCTGGCCTCGTCGGGATCGGGGTCCGCATCGGGGCCGGTGCGCGGGCGCCGGCGCCGGAAGCAGAACTACGACCCGCAGGACGCCCGCATGGGCTGGTTCGTCATCATCGGCACCATCCCCATCGGCGCGCTCGGCTACCTCCTGCAGGACATCATCCGCGACGACTTCCGCTCGCTGTGGATCATCGCCACCACGCTCGTGGTACTCGGCATCATCCTCGGCGTCGCCGACCGCGTCGGCCGCAAGGAACGCCCCGTCGCCGCGCTCACGTACAAGGACGCCGTCCTCATCGGGTTCGCGCAGGCGATGGCGCTGGTCCCCGGCGTCTCGCGGTCGGGAGCATCCATCAGCATGGGCCTGTTCCTCGGCCTCGACCGCGCGGCGGCGGCCCGGTTCGCGTTCCTCCTGGCCATTCCCGCCGTCCTCGGGTCGGGCATCTTCGAATGGCCGGGCGCCATGGCGGAGGGGTCCGTCATCGGTGTCGGGCCGACGATCCTCGCGACGGTGATCGCCTTCCTGGTCGGCCTCGGTGTCATCGCCTGGCTGATGTCGTGGCTGGAGAAGCGGTCCTTCGCGCCGTTCATCGTCTACCGCATCGCGCTGGGGCTGTTCACCTTCGCGATGCTGGCGACCGGAACCTGGAGCGCGTGA
- a CDS encoding LLM class F420-dependent oxidoreductase: protein MRLGLNLGYWGGGDNADNLALAREADRLGYSVVWAAEAYGSDAPTVLAWVAAQTERIDVGSAVMQIPARTPAATAMTAATLDTLSGGRFRLGLGVSGPQVSEGWHGVRFDRPLARTREYVDIVRLALSRQRLAYDGDHWQLPLPDGPGKSLQLTVHPARPSIPLYLASIGPRNLELTGELADGWLGVFYAPEHAADSLELIRAGREKTGATLDGFDVVPTVPVAVGDDLDACAAPIRAYSALYLGGMGSRQQNFYNALAVRMGFGAAARAVQDLFLDRKHREAAAAVPLEFVDRTALIGPPERIRDRLHAYAESGVTTLSVAAHAGDLDQRMATLRTVAEALDAAGLAS from the coding sequence ATGCGGCTGGGGCTCAACCTCGGCTACTGGGGCGGCGGCGACAACGCCGACAACCTGGCATTGGCCAGGGAAGCCGACCGGCTGGGCTACAGCGTCGTCTGGGCGGCGGAAGCCTACGGATCAGACGCGCCCACGGTGCTCGCCTGGGTGGCCGCGCAGACCGAGCGCATCGACGTCGGCAGCGCCGTCATGCAGATCCCGGCCCGCACGCCCGCCGCCACTGCCATGACCGCCGCCACCCTGGACACCCTGTCCGGCGGGCGGTTCCGGCTCGGGCTCGGCGTCTCCGGCCCGCAGGTCTCCGAAGGCTGGCACGGTGTCCGGTTCGACCGGCCGCTGGCCCGCACCCGCGAATACGTCGACATCGTCCGGCTGGCGCTCTCGCGGCAGCGCCTGGCCTACGACGGCGACCACTGGCAGCTGCCGCTGCCCGACGGCCCCGGCAAGTCGCTGCAGCTGACCGTGCACCCGGCGCGGCCGTCCATCCCGCTGTACCTGGCCTCGATCGGCCCGCGCAACCTCGAACTGACAGGTGAGCTGGCCGACGGCTGGCTGGGTGTGTTCTACGCACCCGAGCATGCCGCCGACTCGCTGGAGTTGATCCGCGCCGGCCGCGAGAAGACCGGCGCCACGCTGGACGGCTTCGACGTCGTCCCCACCGTGCCGGTCGCGGTCGGCGACGACCTCGACGCCTGTGCCGCGCCCATCCGCGCCTATTCCGCGCTGTACCTCGGCGGCATGGGCAGCCGGCAGCAGAACTTCTACAACGCACTCGCCGTCCGGATGGGGTTCGGCGCCGCCGCCCGCGCCGTCCAGGACCTCTTCCTGGACCGAAAGCACCGCGAGGCCGCGGCGGCCGTTCCGCTGGAGTTCGTCGACCGGACCGCGCTGATCGGGCCGCCGGAGCGGATCCGCGACCGGCTGCACGCCTACGCCGAATCCGGCGTGACGACGCTGTCCGTCGCAGCCCACGCGGGCGATCTCGATCAGCGGATGGCCACGCTGCGAACCGTCGCCGAGGCGTTGGACGCGGCCGGACTGGCGTCCTGA
- a CDS encoding aldo/keto reductase has translation MEQRRLGGSGLSVSRLGLGTMTWGRDTDQHDAREQLTAFAAAGGTLLDTAAGYGDGESERLIGTLLDTAVPRADLVIATKAGISRSSSQQVVDVSRKALLDQLDDSLDRLDLDYVDLWQVHDWSNAVPLEETLGALEYAVTSGRARYVGVSNYAGWQTAAAAVHQRAVAGAQAPLVSTQVEYSLVQRGIEREVLPAAQRLGLGVLAWSPLGRGVLTGKYRSGTPADSRAATAHLAPFVDRYLDGASAKIVDAVCTAADGLDALPLEVALAWVRDRPGVTSAIVGARTAAQLRDVLGTDDLDLPPEIRAALDEVSAVPIGYPENRSVTPPR, from the coding sequence GTGGAACAGCGACGACTCGGGGGAAGCGGGCTGTCGGTCTCGCGGCTGGGCCTCGGCACCATGACGTGGGGACGCGACACCGACCAGCACGACGCACGGGAGCAGCTCACGGCGTTCGCCGCTGCCGGTGGCACCTTGCTGGACACCGCGGCGGGGTACGGCGACGGCGAGAGCGAGCGCCTCATCGGCACGCTGCTGGACACGGCGGTGCCGCGCGCGGACCTCGTCATCGCGACCAAGGCGGGCATCTCTCGATCCTCGTCGCAGCAGGTCGTGGACGTCTCGCGCAAGGCGCTGCTCGATCAGCTCGACGACTCCCTCGACCGGCTCGACCTCGACTACGTCGACCTCTGGCAGGTGCACGACTGGAGCAACGCCGTCCCGCTGGAGGAGACCCTCGGGGCGCTGGAGTACGCCGTCACGTCCGGCCGGGCCCGCTACGTCGGAGTCTCCAACTACGCCGGCTGGCAGACCGCCGCGGCGGCGGTGCACCAGCGGGCGGTCGCGGGCGCCCAGGCCCCGCTGGTGTCCACCCAGGTCGAGTACTCGCTGGTGCAACGCGGCATCGAGCGTGAGGTCTTGCCTGCGGCGCAGCGGCTGGGGCTCGGCGTGCTGGCGTGGTCGCCGCTCGGGCGGGGCGTGCTGACCGGCAAGTACCGCAGCGGCACGCCGGCGGACTCGCGCGCGGCCACCGCCCATCTGGCACCGTTCGTCGACCGCTACCTGGACGGCGCCTCGGCGAAGATCGTGGACGCGGTCTGCACCGCAGCCGACGGGCTCGACGCGCTGCCGCTGGAGGTGGCCCTGGCGTGGGTGCGCGACCGGCCCGGGGTGACCTCGGCCATCGTGGGCGCCCGTACCGCCGCCCAGCTGCGCGACGTGCTCGGCACCGACGACCTCGACCTGCCGCCGGAGATCCGCGCGGCCCTGGACGAGGTGTCCGCGGTCCCGATCGGCTACCCGGAGAACCGCTCGGTCACCCCGCCTCGGTGA
- a CDS encoding DUF5703 family protein — protein sequence MATSRSSRFAQATEYEYRHLFLPRTTSRGAARRLLTEHAEHGHWELARLRLNPDGTRKVVLRRKILRVRPTL from the coding sequence GTGGCGACGAGTCGCAGCTCCCGGTTCGCGCAGGCCACCGAGTACGAGTACCGGCACCTGTTCCTACCCCGCACCACCTCGCGCGGTGCTGCCCGCCGGCTGCTCACCGAGCACGCGGAACACGGCCACTGGGAACTCGCACGCCTGCGCCTCAACCCCGACGGCACCCGCAAGGTGGTGCTGCGACGCAAGATCCTGCGGGTGCGGCCGACGCTCTGA
- a CDS encoding M20/M25/M40 family metallo-hydrolase has product MTDASTPAAGSPDAEVVDLCRDLLRIDTSNFGDDSGPGERKAAEYVAEKLTDVGLETTVFEAAPGRTTVVTRIEGADPARTDALLLHGHLDVVPADAADWSHDPFSGELADDCLWGRGAVDMKDMDAMILSVVRDRLRTGRRPARPVVLAFLADEEAGGVLGAHWAVDHRPELFDGVTEAISEVGGFSVTVRDDHRLYLVETAQKGIDWMRLTVEGRAGHGSMVSTANAVTELAEAVARLGRYEWPTRLTPTVRAFLEEASQAFGLEFDPDDPEALLGALGDAGRIVRATLRNTTNPTILRAGYKHNVIPGKAEAYVDGRFLPGYEEEFQETLDSILGPRVKRESVVRDIAVETSFDGALVEAMGEALRAEDPGAQTVPYCLSGGTDAKSFSLLGIRNFGFAPLRLPPDLEFAGMFHGVDERVPVDGLRFGARVLDRLLDLA; this is encoded by the coding sequence ATGACCGACGCCTCGACGCCCGCCGCAGGTTCGCCCGACGCCGAGGTCGTCGACCTCTGCCGCGACCTGCTGCGCATCGACACCTCGAACTTCGGCGACGACAGTGGCCCGGGGGAGCGGAAGGCGGCGGAGTACGTCGCCGAGAAGCTCACCGACGTCGGCCTGGAGACCACCGTCTTCGAGGCCGCGCCGGGGCGCACCACCGTCGTCACCCGCATCGAGGGCGCCGACCCGGCTCGCACCGATGCGCTGCTGCTGCACGGTCACCTCGACGTGGTGCCGGCCGACGCGGCGGACTGGAGCCATGACCCGTTCTCGGGCGAGCTCGCCGACGACTGCCTCTGGGGCCGCGGCGCGGTCGACATGAAGGACATGGACGCGATGATCCTGTCCGTCGTGCGCGACCGGCTGCGCACCGGGCGGCGGCCGGCTCGCCCCGTGGTGCTGGCGTTCCTGGCCGACGAGGAAGCCGGCGGGGTGCTGGGGGCCCACTGGGCGGTCGACCACCGGCCAGAGCTGTTCGACGGCGTCACTGAGGCCATCAGCGAGGTCGGCGGCTTCAGCGTCACCGTCCGCGACGACCACCGGCTCTACCTCGTCGAGACCGCGCAGAAGGGCATCGACTGGATGCGCCTGACGGTCGAGGGCCGGGCCGGACACGGATCGATGGTCAGTACCGCCAACGCCGTCACCGAACTGGCCGAGGCGGTCGCCCGGCTGGGCCGCTACGAGTGGCCGACCCGCCTCACACCCACGGTGCGGGCGTTCCTGGAGGAGGCCAGCCAGGCGTTCGGCCTGGAGTTCGACCCCGACGACCCGGAGGCCCTGCTGGGCGCGCTGGGCGACGCCGGGCGCATCGTCCGGGCCACCCTGCGCAACACCACCAACCCGACCATCCTGCGGGCCGGGTACAAGCACAACGTCATTCCCGGCAAGGCCGAGGCGTATGTTGACGGGCGCTTCCTGCCCGGGTACGAAGAGGAGTTCCAGGAGACCCTCGACTCCATCCTGGGACCGCGAGTCAAGCGCGAGTCGGTGGTCCGTGACATCGCGGTCGAGACGTCGTTCGACGGCGCCCTCGTCGAGGCCATGGGCGAGGCGCTGCGTGCGGAGGACCCGGGCGCCCAGACCGTCCCGTACTGCCTGTCCGGTGGCACCGACGCGAAGTCGTTCAGCCTGCTGGGCATCCGCAACTTCGGATTCGCGCCGCTGCGGCTGCCACCGGACCTGGAGTTCGCCGGCATGTTCCACGGCGTCGACGAGCGCGTACCGGTCGACGGGCTCCGGTTCGGCGCCCGCGTCCTGGACCGCCTGCTCGACCTCGCCTGA
- a CDS encoding YqeB family protein has protein sequence MVPVNGPAGDETVVGRPLWEAVLVWVGFPVAGSLLGLALRPVAEWILDVDWVPDFGPARVVAELPQPQGTVIAVAAGVVLGIVLALTAEGEALRVGVDRGRVTLTRDGTTRTVDRADVRTVFVDGKSLVLLGRGGEELAREASDLPAGRLEAAFTTHGYPWSATDPHRDAYRRWVPETPDLPAGADAVLKARQRALEKGEKEDAAELRDELGRMGVVVRDEEKRQYWRHARIGG, from the coding sequence GTGGTTCCGGTGAACGGGCCGGCCGGAGACGAGACCGTCGTCGGCCGCCCGCTCTGGGAAGCGGTACTCGTCTGGGTGGGGTTCCCCGTCGCCGGCAGCCTGCTCGGACTGGCACTGCGGCCGGTGGCGGAATGGATCCTGGACGTCGACTGGGTCCCGGACTTCGGCCCGGCGCGGGTGGTGGCGGAACTGCCGCAACCCCAGGGCACCGTCATCGCGGTGGCGGCCGGCGTCGTGCTGGGGATCGTCCTGGCACTGACCGCAGAGGGGGAAGCCCTGCGGGTGGGCGTCGACCGTGGCCGGGTGACCCTGACCCGCGACGGCACCACCCGCACCGTCGACCGGGCCGACGTGCGCACGGTCTTCGTGGACGGCAAGTCCCTGGTGCTGCTCGGCCGCGGCGGCGAGGAGCTGGCCCGGGAGGCGTCAGACCTGCCCGCGGGCCGGCTGGAGGCGGCGTTCACCACGCACGGATATCCGTGGAGCGCCACCGACCCGCACCGCGACGCGTACCGCCGGTGGGTGCCGGAGACGCCGGACCTTCCGGCCGGCGCCGACGCCGTGCTCAAGGCGCGGCAGCGGGCGTTGGAGAAGGGCGAGAAGGAGGACGCCGCCGAGCTGCGGGACGAGCTGGGCCGGATGGGTGTCGTCGTCCGGGACGAGGAGAAGAGGCAGTACTGGCGGCATGCCAGGATAGGCGGATGA
- a CDS encoding ABC transporter permease: MSALTTVPAAGTHRPVRTARPSLPRLTLVELRKAINTRAGFWLMAVIALVALAMVVVQIFTGDAADRNFADFFGGAQLGIGLLLPVVGILAVTGEWSQRTTLTTFALEPRRERIVTAKLAASAVLAAAAVAASLVWAALANLLAPVITDASASWEFGFEGLGRVLLFQVVNVLVGSAFGLALLSTPLAIVLYFVLPTAWTILGSLISALKTPAEWLDLSTTTTVLLDGELTGEAWGQLGTSLALWLALPLVLGTMRVLRSEVK; this comes from the coding sequence ATGTCCGCCCTCACGACCGTTCCCGCCGCCGGTACGCACCGGCCCGTCCGCACCGCCCGGCCGTCGCTGCCCCGGCTCACCCTCGTCGAGCTGCGCAAGGCCATCAACACGCGCGCCGGATTCTGGCTGATGGCCGTCATCGCGCTGGTCGCGCTCGCCATGGTGGTGGTGCAGATCTTCACCGGCGACGCCGCCGACCGGAACTTCGCCGACTTCTTCGGCGGCGCCCAGCTGGGCATCGGGTTGCTGCTCCCCGTCGTCGGCATCCTGGCGGTCACCGGCGAGTGGTCGCAGCGCACCACCTTGACGACGTTCGCGCTGGAGCCGCGGCGCGAGCGGATCGTCACCGCCAAGCTGGCCGCGAGCGCCGTGCTGGCCGCGGCCGCCGTCGCCGCCAGCCTCGTGTGGGCGGCGTTGGCGAACCTGCTCGCTCCGGTCATCACCGATGCGTCGGCGAGCTGGGAGTTCGGGTTCGAGGGCCTCGGCCGGGTGCTGCTGTTCCAGGTGGTCAACGTCCTGGTCGGCTCGGCGTTCGGCCTCGCTCTTCTGAGCACGCCGCTGGCCATCGTGCTCTACTTCGTCCTGCCCACGGCGTGGACGATCCTCGGGAGCCTCATCTCCGCCCTGAAGACCCCGGCGGAATGGCTGGACCTGTCCACGACCACTACGGTGCTCCTGGACGGTGAGCTGACCGGCGAGGCGTGGGGCCAGCTGGGCACGTCGCTCGCCCTGTGGCTGGCCCTGCCGCTGGTCCTGGGGACGATGCGCGTGCTGAGGTCGGAGGTGAAGTGA